The following are encoded in a window of Bacillus xiapuensis genomic DNA:
- a CDS encoding cation-translocating P-type ATPase, whose amino-acid sequence MNFHQLKHEEVETQLQTSVQRGLSAQEVLKRQEHQGFNELNQAKLPSAWLVFLRQFKDFMVLVLIAATVISALMGEYMDASAILAIIIINGVLGFLQERKAEKSLQALKELSAPQSLVRRDGEWRKIASKEIVAGDVIKFTAGDRIGADVRLLETTNLEIEESAMTGESVPAEKHASPIKEENVALGDMKNMAFMGTLVTRGSGVGVVTAIGMRTAMGNIAAMLQQTEKLDTPLQRRLEQLGKILIATALFLTMLVVLLGVWQGHDLYTMLLAGVSLAVAAIPEGLPAIVTVVLSLGVQKMIKQKAIVRQLSAVETLGCTTVICSDKTGTMTQNQMTVTDAWSGGKHWLISGKGYEPNGKFYEDHREVQPSSEKSLYQLLTFGMLCNHAELQQKGKEFAVQGDPTEGALLTAALKAGLSKERLLSQFTIEDELPFDSARKMMTVIVKDGNGQRFAVTKGAPDVLLERSDHILWNEKKQLFTKELRKQTEAAMDTLARRALRMIAVAYKPLPAAMAPVTESAEKGMIFIGIEGMIDPPRPEVKQSIAECRQAGIKTVMITGDHVQTAAAIASELGIAKPSSKILDGQALNQMSEKELAKAAETTAVYARVSPEDKLKIVKALQQNGHIVAMTGDGVNDAPAIKAADIGISMGVTGTDVSKEASSLILADDRFSTIKAAVEEGRNIYENIRKFIRYLLASNVGEILVMLFAMLLALPLPLVPIQILWVNLVTDGLPALALGLDKAEDNVMKRPPRHPKESVFARGLAWKIISRGFMIGAVTLFAFWIVLKNHPDQLAYAQTVAFATLVTAQLIHVFDCRSERSIFARNPFGNLYLIGAVISSFALMVAVIYLPSLQPIFHTVALAPREWLLVAGMGAIPTFLLAGSLFARKRK is encoded by the coding sequence GTTGAAACTCAGCTTCAGACAAGCGTTCAGCGGGGCTTATCGGCGCAAGAGGTTCTCAAACGGCAGGAGCACCAGGGCTTTAATGAGCTAAATCAAGCGAAGCTGCCTTCCGCCTGGCTAGTGTTTCTGCGCCAGTTTAAAGATTTTATGGTGCTGGTGCTGATTGCGGCAACCGTCATCTCGGCTTTAATGGGGGAATATATGGATGCTTCTGCCATTCTGGCGATTATCATTATTAACGGGGTGCTGGGTTTTCTGCAGGAAAGGAAAGCGGAAAAGTCACTCCAAGCTTTAAAAGAATTATCCGCCCCCCAGTCGCTTGTGCGGAGGGATGGGGAATGGAGAAAAATCGCATCTAAGGAAATTGTCGCCGGTGACGTCATTAAATTTACAGCGGGAGATCGGATTGGCGCGGATGTTAGACTGCTTGAAACAACGAATCTGGAAATCGAAGAATCTGCAATGACCGGGGAGTCCGTTCCTGCGGAAAAGCACGCATCGCCGATAAAAGAAGAAAATGTGGCGCTCGGTGACATGAAGAACATGGCTTTCATGGGAACTCTTGTGACACGCGGAAGCGGTGTCGGAGTGGTGACAGCCATCGGAATGAGAACGGCGATGGGAAATATTGCGGCCATGCTCCAGCAAACAGAAAAGCTGGACACGCCTTTGCAGCGCCGGCTTGAACAGCTAGGGAAAATTTTAATTGCAACGGCTCTATTTCTAACGATGCTGGTCGTCTTGTTGGGCGTGTGGCAGGGGCATGATCTTTATACGATGCTACTTGCGGGCGTTTCTTTAGCAGTCGCGGCTATTCCGGAAGGTTTGCCAGCGATTGTGACGGTGGTGCTGTCACTGGGCGTCCAAAAAATGATCAAACAAAAAGCCATCGTCCGGCAGCTGTCTGCTGTAGAAACCCTTGGGTGCACGACCGTTATTTGTTCCGATAAAACGGGAACGATGACGCAAAACCAAATGACTGTGACAGACGCCTGGAGCGGCGGAAAGCATTGGCTTATAAGCGGGAAAGGCTATGAGCCAAACGGGAAATTCTATGAAGATCATAGGGAAGTGCAGCCCTCCTCCGAAAAAAGCTTGTATCAGCTATTAACATTCGGCATGCTTTGTAATCATGCTGAGCTGCAGCAAAAGGGCAAGGAGTTTGCCGTCCAAGGCGATCCGACAGAGGGGGCGCTGTTAACCGCTGCTTTAAAAGCGGGACTAAGCAAGGAGCGCTTGCTTTCCCAATTTACAATCGAGGATGAGCTTCCTTTTGACTCTGCAAGAAAAATGATGACGGTCATTGTGAAGGATGGCAATGGCCAGCGTTTTGCGGTCACTAAAGGGGCGCCGGATGTTTTGCTGGAGAGAAGCGACCATATATTGTGGAATGAAAAAAAGCAGCTTTTCACAAAAGAATTAAGAAAGCAGACAGAAGCCGCGATGGATACTCTTGCCCGAAGAGCCTTGCGGATGATTGCAGTGGCGTACAAGCCGCTTCCGGCTGCGATGGCACCTGTAACAGAATCAGCTGAAAAAGGCATGATTTTTATAGGGATTGAAGGGATGATTGACCCGCCGCGGCCGGAAGTGAAGCAATCGATCGCTGAATGCCGGCAAGCGGGCATCAAGACGGTTATGATTACGGGAGATCATGTCCAAACGGCAGCAGCTATTGCCAGCGAATTAGGAATTGCCAAGCCATCATCTAAAATATTGGATGGCCAAGCGCTTAATCAAATGTCAGAAAAAGAGCTTGCCAAGGCGGCAGAAACAACAGCGGTGTATGCCAGGGTATCGCCGGAAGACAAATTGAAAATTGTCAAAGCACTGCAGCAGAATGGGCATATTGTGGCCATGACCGGCGACGGAGTAAATGACGCGCCAGCTATTAAAGCAGCGGATATCGGCATTTCTATGGGGGTGACGGGAACCGATGTCTCCAAAGAAGCCTCTTCTTTAATATTGGCGGATGACCGTTTTTCCACAATCAAGGCAGCCGTGGAAGAAGGAAGAAATATATATGAAAATATTCGAAAGTTTATTCGTTATTTATTAGCTTCAAACGTGGGAGAGATATTAGTGATGCTGTTTGCCATGCTGCTCGCTCTTCCATTGCCATTAGTGCCAATTCAAATTTTATGGGTCAATCTAGTGACGGACGGTTTGCCGGCGCTGGCGCTTGGGCTCGATAAAGCTGAAGATAATGTCATGAAGCGGCCGCCGCGCCATCCGAAGGAAAGTGTTTTTGCTCGAGGTCTCGCCTGGAAGATCATCTCAAGGGGATTCATGATTGGTGCGGTTACCTTGTTCGCATTTTGGATTGTCTTGAAGAATCATCCCGACCAATTGGCTTATGCGCAAACAGTGGCCTTTGCTACGCTCGTCACCGCTCAGTTAATTCACGTGTTCGATTGCCGCAGTGAGAGGTCCATCTTTGCAAGGAATCCTTTCGGCAACCTTTATTTAATCGGAGCTGTTATTTCCTCCTTTGCCCTGATGGTTGCGGTTATTTATTTGCCCAGTCTTCAGCCGATCTTTCATACGGTCGCCCTGGCTCCAAGAGAATGGCTGCTTGTGGCAGGGATGGGTGCGATCCCGACATTTTTGCTGGCGGGCTCACTTTTTGCAAGAAAAAGAAAATAA